Genomic window (Candidatus Manganitrophaceae bacterium):
GGGGTGATTTGCCATTGATGAAAGCGGGCGCTGATCGCCATGATCTCTTTCGAACTGTATTGGCCGACCGATTTGCTCTCACCCGATAATGCGAGCCATTGCTGGGCCAGCCGTTTGGTCAGCCGCTCGCCGATCAAGCTTTTCAACTCCGCCTTCGGCCGCTCTTTCTGCCACCGTCTGATCGCTTCCGTCAGATCGAAATCGGGAAGAAGATTGATCGTCACCGAATCGCCCGGCTCCCAATAGTTTGATATCTGCAGAATGGCGGGACCGCTTAATCCATGGTGTGTAAAAAGAATCGCCTCCCGAAAGGTCCGGTCATGGCAGGAGACCCGCGCCTCCGCGGAGGTCCCGGCCAAGCCGTCTATCTTTTTCAGATCTCCGGGATTCAGGGTGAAGGAGACCAGCGCGGGCCGGCAGGGGAGGACGTTGAGGCCGAACTGCTTTGCCACCTTGTATCCAAAGTCGGTCGCCCCGATCTTGGGGATCGACAGCCCCCCCGTGGCGATCACCAGCGATTCGGTGTCATAATCCCCTAGGTTGGTTTGAACGGTAAATCGGGTTTCCCTAATTGTATCCCGCTCTATCTTCTCGACCGAACATTTCGTCAGAATTTGGACCCCCCCGAGGCGACACTCTTCCAGCAACAAGTTGACGATCTCCGCCGATTTCCCATCGCAGAAAAGTTGTCCCAGCTTTTTCTCGTGATAGGGGATGCCATGTTTTTCGACCAGCGCGATGAAGTCATCCGGCCCAAAACGGCTTAAAGCCGATTTGCAAAAATGCGGATTGGCGGAGAGAAAATGGTCTGCTTCAACATGGAGATTGGTAAAGTTGCAGCGTCCTCCGCCGGAGATCAAGATTTTCTTCCCGACGCGCTCCGCATGGTCCA
Coding sequences:
- a CDS encoding NAD(P)/FAD-dependent oxidoreductase — its product is MNTSKPFDVIVIGGGAAGLMCALTAGQRGRRVLLLDHAERVGKKILISGGGRCNFTNLHVEADHFLSANPHFCKSALSRFGPDDFIALVEKHGIPYHEKKLGQLFCDGKSAEIVNLLLEECRLGGVQILTKCSVEKIERDTIRETRFTVQTNLGDYDTESLVIATGGLSIPKIGATDFGYKVAKQFGLNVLPCRPALVSFTLNPGDLKKIDGLAGTSAEARVSCHDRTFREAILFTHHGLSGPAILQISNYWEPGDSVTINLLPDFDLTEAIRRWQKERPKAELKSLIGERLTKRLAQQWLALSGESKSVGQYSSKEIMAISARFHQWQITPSETGGYRLAEVTKGGIDTDELSSKTFEAKKVNGLYFIGEVVDVTGWLGGYNFQWAWSSGRCAGSVV